In Planctomycetota bacterium, the following are encoded in one genomic region:
- a CDS encoding radical SAM protein has translation MRFFFDRYPTLVVHISNKCNQKCRFCFKQADFWGEDSITLKDLDALIKKGIAEYRIKGIWFGGGEPLLYDSLNKAVELVRQNKLRVLMTTNGVLLPGSPEFRKIIDKVDVLLVSLHSHIPDVHNRLVGNDDSFSQVMKTLNYLQENNRKFIINCVCTAENYTRLYEFSEKLFNNFGLGLDGLQILALKYHGRVLENKNLSVEMSKIRPYLQKINTLAQQEKLNIILRDFPLCLAPREIAASRYPRNYIGYIKNGDYFIDNAANKGKIYSNKCQRCRLMTKCPGVDANYIRIYGTAELNPFVAGSC, from the coding sequence ATGAGATTCTTTTTTGACCGCTACCCGACATTAGTTGTGCATATTTCTAATAAATGCAACCAGAAATGCCGGTTCTGTTTCAAGCAGGCAGATTTCTGGGGCGAAGATTCAATAACTCTTAAGGATTTGGACGCTCTTATCAAGAAAGGCATAGCCGAATACCGGATTAAGGGAATCTGGTTCGGAGGCGGCGAACCGCTCCTGTATGATTCATTAAATAAGGCGGTTGAATTAGTCCGTCAGAACAAACTCCGGGTGTTGATGACCACCAACGGCGTGCTCCTGCCTGGTTCACCGGAGTTCAGGAAGATTATAGATAAGGTGGATGTCCTCCTGGTATCCCTGCATTCCCATATCCCTGATGTCCATAACCGCCTGGTCGGCAATGATGATTCGTTTTCGCAGGTAATGAAAACCCTGAACTACCTCCAGGAAAATAACCGGAAATTTATCATCAATTGCGTCTGCACCGCAGAAAACTATACAAGATTATATGAATTCAGTGAAAAACTCTTTAATAACTTCGGATTGGGTCTGGACGGATTACAAATACTTGCTCTTAAATATCACGGTCGGGTTTTAGAAAACAAGAACCTTTCGGTAGAAATGAGTAAAATTAGACCATACTTACAAAAGATAAATACCCTTGCCCAACAGGAAAAACTTAATATTATTCTGAGGGATTTTCCGCTCTGCCTGGCGCCGCGTGAAATAGCCGCATCCCGCTATCCGAGGAATTATATCGGGTATATTAAAAACGGTGATTATTTTATTGACAACGCGGCTAATAAGGGTAAAATATATTCTAATAAATGCCAAAGGTGTCGCCTGATGACTAAATGTCCCGGTGTAGACGCGAACTACATTAGAATATATGGGACAGCAGAGTTGAATCCTTTTGTAGCGGGTTCATGCTAA